The Arachis duranensis cultivar V14167 chromosome 9, aradu.V14167.gnm2.J7QH, whole genome shotgun sequence genomic sequence tgagatgtgaccttctttggataagataagttagttatcttatcttatcttatcttttgtcgaggtcagcttatcttccatggaaccgcccttatctctataggcttgggctgcctttggatcggggtcgtattccttgagttgggcccttctttggactttcctgtcgatttggcagagttctttacgaagaagtcggtccgcttgacctaaagaggtcggtcgctttgttaCTGAACATCCCggctcggacagctcgacccagggtatgaacagttacCAACACTCCTTCTCTTCCCTCCATCACTCCTCTTCAAACCCTTCGGTTTCTCCCCACTACCTTTACTGCTTCTCTTCCTTCAAAACTCAGAAACCAACCAAATGGGGAAGAAAGTTATTCCACAAAGGCCACAGCGTAAAAAGATTCATAAGCTACCAGCAAAACCAAGGCCCTCAACCCGTTCTTAGGAACGAACATTCACTCTGTCTCCCATTCCTCCTACATCACCTCCTCGGTGTGATCCAATGGCACGCACTAAAAATCCTTCTAGGTTTCCTTCTTCAGCCAAGTCAACGCCTCCACCACCGAAGGAACCTCCATCCAAACTTGGGTTGTCGAAGCCTAGTTCTTCAAAAGGGAAACAGCTAGCCACGACTGAACCCCCATCTGAGCCCACTCAACCAAAGACAAGGTCTGTTCCCTTGCGTTCTCAGAGAGGTAAAACTCGAGACACTCTTAAAGCTGTTAGAGAACCAGACATTGGCTCATATTTGTGAACATGTTTCCTTGATTGAATGCATTACACCCACTCACAAAGTCCTAGGATATGAATGTGCTCAATTACACCGTATTGTTAACCACATCATACTtcctcaaagtggttcatatcaaaggATTTCTTACACTGACACTCTTGTTTTATATGCCCTGCTCACCAAAACAGAAATTTCATTTGCTTATTTGATGGTTAGATACATGTTTGACTCTGTTAGAAGTGAGAAACACAAAGCCcttccttatggcatgtttctaacttgcatttttgagtattttggtgTTGACTTATCCAATGAGGATTATAAAAATAGACATTCATATCTAAAGGGAGGTGGTGCagtgaaacagcaaaaaggacCTACTCGATCTGAGAGGGTGGTCttagatgatgaagatgatgactTTGTCCCTGAGgaatctcctcctccttctACCGAGGGTACTTCCATCTCCACTAGTAAAAAATTTGCTCTGCTGAATATTGTCAAAGATATAGTCTAGGAGTTTATCTCCCAATCCAATCACATGATTGCAATGAGTAAAGAgcaaaggaagctagcaagcAAGCATAAGAATTTCCTCCGGATGTCAAGAGATAGAGTGGCTGTGTTCATGACTTTCATTGATAACCTTCAAAAGGATGAAGATCCTGCCACTGATGCTGATGAGGAAGTTGATTCGGAGGGAAATTATTCCGATGCCTAGACTTGTCTCATGAAACTGCTGCTGTCTGCtttctttttgtctcatgaaaattgcttttgttatttttgaacTATTTTTTGATACTTTGGATGACTGTAATGCCTTAACAACTGTCGCACTTACTTTCACTTAATCTGTTATTTTGAACTGTGTTCTAACACCTTCTTACAGGTTTTAAGGTGCTGTTTTATTGGTCTTGCTTATTGTCcgtccttgatgacaaaagggagAGCAATAGCATGAGTAGTGAATTTGTTGGATGAACATTAACTACTGCTACCGAATTTCATTGTGCATTTTGATTGTAGCTGATGTGATCATTTTTTGTGAAATAAATTCGATACATGCTGCTGTGAAGGCTTGATAAGGTTGTGATTAGGCTAATTTAACAAGCTTTGTTGTTTTATCATGCTTTGGTTAAACTTATTGTTGTGTTTTGTTGCTGACATGACATGCTCAATACTAGGCTGAATATGTGTTGCTGGTTATGTAGTATCCCTAAGTCAAGTTGCTTCATGTATAGCTTTTTATTGTACTCCCCATAAGTACAATGTAAACAGGAACAAAAAAAGGGAGAGCATAAATCTAGGGGGAGCTACTCTTGAAAAGGAAAGGAGGAACAACATAAAAGCAAGTAACATCATTCAAAGGAgagtttctaaaccttactCAAATTCATTTCCTTTTGATCATTGTTTaaattatgtttgtcatcaagggggagattgttgagttaagaaattaattaaattaattaatgatgacaaacattattttattagacAAATTATCTAATAAATGTTAATTATTTGTGATTAAGTGTTGCAGGCTAAAATGTATTGTTGTAACAGCCCAATATAAAAGCAAGCAGCCCAAGTGGATGAAAACTAGAAACAGAACTGGTGGACTATAATGCAAACAAAGCCCAAAAGGAACAAAGCAAGAAATCAGATGGGCCAAAGACATCTAACGGGCTAAACTTGAGTGATAACCAACCCAAGCCCGATTTGgtgggttggtgaagcacaCTGCTCAAGGGTTGACCTTGGAAGAGCAgcccagcaacatgcaaggagataaaaagaaGTTTAGTATTCATTCAGAAGCCAAGGAGAGAGAACCAGAGTTTGGTGAGTTGTGTTCTGAGAAGAGTTCCCTGatgaagttcctctacttggatagCGCtatctttcaaagaagcatttcGCCAAaaatgaagaactgaatcaaAGACATGCAAATCTATtttatcacatagcaaagaggttGTTGAagagtcaatctccttcatgttttacagattgtaatttatttttcaatgtttatctttctgtaattttttgAGTGAAAAGGCATATTGAGAGAGTTCAAGTAAAAGTCAATGAgtgaaacacttgagagaaaagcctagagttattttcagatttctttaggtaagTTTGTGTCTTGTATCCAGTACCAGTGAGGtacccctttcttagttgggtaaGCACTAAaagtgaagagttaggtattagcatagccaatgtcaagttaggttagaacttgagagtgaaaggattgtgtcaatcctgtgaaattggtgtatgtaatacttttaactatagtggaaattcctccattgttgtAAAGGAGACTGGACGTAGATTGCATAGCACAAgacaaccgaaccaggatacatgatggtgttagattttctcttctctgctctgtcctgttttctgatattcatgagacaaaatgaaattgtCTTATAAATTTTCCACTGCTTAGTTCAAACAGTTCAGACAGCAAGTTTGGTTTAAAAGGGTTAACTCATTAAGTTAAAAGAaggtcatagattcaacccccttctttAAGTCTTCTACAACTTTCATTAGGGAACCTAATCAGGCTATAAATCAAGAAATTAAATATACACTTAACAAAGATGATATACAAAATCTGTCCGAATATATTTATCATATATTCTAACACTTACTTTTacccaaaatcaattttataaaatcacttttattcaAACTTCAGTTTGACAAACCACAATCCAAACACACGCTAATGATATATATTTGGTTTACATTTGATAGAAAATAAattctgatttttttatttacttattaaCAAGAGTGAGCGAGAATCCATGAGATAAACCATGAAACAAGCAAGCTTATtagcttatatatatatatataagatcgAATACAGGTCTTTAATTAAACTCCATGATGGATAAAAATTATGAAGGCTTGTGGTATATCATATATGCCTTTCCTCGAATGCATAATGTGCCTTGCTTGAATAGTTGAatgcattttatttatttatatagcTTAATCTTTGCTTGAATGTTCAAACATAGATAGATGctcttaattaaaattatgatgAACTAttctttttattcaattaatgTTGATTTTTGTTTTGGCTCCAAAAGATTGGCAATTATTATACCATATGGTGTGAAGATTGAAGATGAAATGAGAGTGAAACACATTGAAACTAGGGTTGTTAGGGTCAAAGTCAAACCATGTTAGTGAATCCCTTTGAACTTGGTGACTCTCATATCCGGGATATGGCTTATCACACCCATCTCAATGATAATGCCACATGCGATACTCATGTTCTTTACACCACCGTTTCCACTCTTTTATACAAGGTAATTCAATTCACTTCCTTTCATGATCAGAGTTTACTCATCTTCATAAATCGTTACATGATTTGATATGTTTGACTAACTGCTTAACATAATTTGTGTTTAAcatcttaattattattttcactAGCCCCACTTATAAAGAAATTAGGGGATAATCTAATACATTATTATCTTAATTGTTACTTAGTTTAATCTTTGAATCACAGAATAGGTTGCCAGAAACAGGATCTAGCAGTTTCCAACCAGGATTTCATACCCTGAAGCTGATTTCTACTCAGGTTATTATGCATAACTGGACAACTTTCGAAAAACAGTTGTTATCCTTGTTCAAAAATGATCTAGAGGGGTGATTtgttttttgagttttgagtgCAGATGATAAATGCAACAAGCGGTGTGCAATATGTGCACCAAACAACAATGTGGATTCTAGAACAACTCAAGAATTACTCGTGGGACGCGAAGGCACTGCTGACGTTAGCTGCATTTGCCTTCGAAATTCACAGGATTGAATCACTGGAATCTCCATGGACAAATGAAGTCCAAAGCAGGTGGAAGGTCCCTCCTATTGCCACAAATTTAGTGGCTTGGGTAATGGAAGCACTTGAACATATCTGGGAATGGTTAAAACTTTCATCTATTGGTTACAACACAGAAGATGTGCCTTCTTTGTCAGATGCCTTCAATGAGATCCCCCTTCTTGTCTACTGGATACTCGCTTCCCTTGTCGCGTCCGTTGCCAACATTATTGCTTCCTCGTAACCAATTCCCTTCTATTCACAACAATGGCTTTCAGACGTTCTTTAGAATTAATCATGTCATATAACTGCAGtggttatttattttgtttcaggGATTATCAGTTATCAGATTTTATTGACAGGCTTTCTTCTATTGATAACAATCTGAAGGAACATCTGAGCTTGATCAAACAGGAAATAGGTTATGGCTTGGTGCTTTCCTCcgaatcaaaatatataatgaaGTCGAGATTGAGTTTCGTTTAGATTAATAATGAGGTTTAGATCACCTGTTTCTGCAGATGGCTTTGAAGATTACTTGCGACGTAAGGAAATGTTTTCCCAAACTAAAGATGGTGTAAGTATGTTGAGGAATTTGTGCGAACCTACGCCTGAATTTCCAAGAGTTCAAGTGTATGATGGCAACACCAAGACCAAGAAAGTGAGCAAGAAACCAAATTATAACCTTATATCATGTCTAATGAAGTGTTTGAATAATTAGTTTGAATAACTAAGCTAATCATTGTGTCCTTGAAGCAGGGTTTTGAAGTCTTCAAGCAGAAACATGTGTTATTGTACTTTTCGGAGTTTAACTCGATTGATAgtgagattttgtttttaaattatatccatGTTAGACTCGAGGAAAATCCAAAAGAAGTAATAAAAGGTTTTAAGAAAGAGGATTTCAAGATTCTGTGGATTCCCATTGTTGATAACATGGATGACAGCGCAAAGATCAAGCTCAGATTCGAAACCTTGAAGAGTTACATCAGATGCTATGCAGTGGAGCACTTCTCCAAGTTACCAGGCATAAGATTAATCAGagagaaattaaattacacTGGTAAACCCATTATGCCAGTGTTGACACCCAAAGGTGACATAATTAATGAAGATGCCAAGGACTTGATCTTTCAGTGGGGGATTGAAGCATTCCCTTTCCGGAAATTCGACGGCGAAGACCTCAGTCTGAAATGGAAGTGGTTCTGGGATGTACTAAAGAAATTAAGTCTTGGAATTCAGgtaagaaaaatttgaaatataaattCACACAaaattgcattctgcatttcaACCTTGTGTTAACAGAGATAAATGTGTTACATTTGATTCAAGCTGGAGGGAGGCAAATACATCTTCATCTACCAAGGAAAAAACAGAGAATGGAATCAGAAATTGGCATTTGAATTGGATAAGATAAAGGCGCATGAAACAATCAAGAGGGCAGACTGTGTAATCGAGCACTATCAACTGGGGAAGAATGATCATGGTGCCATTTCTAGTTTCTGGAAAGAGATAGAAATCAAGAAAGAAACCAAGAAAGCAAGCAAGTTGCATGAAGTCTTGGACTATAAAATCCAAGACAAAATGGAGAGCTTGCTTCGCCTCAAAAATGACCCACAAGGATGGGTGATTTTGAGCAAAGGGTCAAATGTGAAGGTTCTGGGTGGCATGAAACCTATGTTTGAAACAATGATGAATTTTGAAACATGGAAAGACAAAGTGCTTCAAATAGAAGGCTTTGACATAGCTTTGAAAGAGTACTATGATGCTCAAGCTGAAGATGATGCTGCAGAAGAAGTAAAGCCAACACCACCTAATGGAAAAATGCCTATCATCAGAGAACCACCTAATGGAGAAAAGCCACAACACACTATCTTCATAAAACCACCTAAAGGAGATAAGTCGATTTGCGATCGAATTTGCAGTGGCATAAAAGATTttttccatcattgttgtgctTGTGCGACAGATTGAATTCTCCAAACAGTTATTGCTTGACATACAACTAGTTCTTGTGTATTCATCATGAAAACTGTATACACATTTAATACACAATAGTTTTATCATGCAAATTGCATGACAGAGGCTACTTTGCTCTC encodes the following:
- the LOC107466723 gene encoding protein SIEVE ELEMENT OCCLUSION B-like isoform X2 produces the protein MLVNPFELGDSHIRDMAYHTHLNDNATCDTHVLYTTVSTLLYKNRLPETGSSSFQPGFHTLKLISTQMINATSGVQYVHQTTMWILEQLKNYSWDAKALLTLAAFAFEIHRIESLESPWTNEVQSRWKVPPIATNLVAWVMEALEHIWEWLKLSSIGYNTEDVPSLSDAFNEIPLLVYWILASLVASVANIIASSDYQLSDFIDRLSSIDNNLKEHLSLIKQEIDGFEDYLRRKEMFSQTKDGVSMLRNLCEPTPEFPRVQVYDGNTKTKKGFEVFKQKHVLLYFSEFNSIDSEILFLNYIHVRLEENPKEVIKGFKKEDFKILWIPIVDNMDDSAKIKLRFETLKSYIRCYAVEHFSKLPGIRLIREKLNYTGKPIMPVLTPKGDIINEDAKDLIFQWGIEAFPFRKFDGEDLSLKWKWFWDVLKKLSLGIQLEGGKYIFIYQGKNREWNQKLAFELDKIKAHETIKRADCVIEHYQLGKNDHGAISSFWKEIEIKKETKKASKLHEVLDYKIQDKMESLLRLKNDPQGWVILSKGSNVKVLGGMKPMFETMMNFETWKDKVLQIEGFDIALKEYYDAQAEDDAAEEVKPTPPNGKMPIIREPPNGEKPQHTIFIKPPKGDKSICDRICSGIKDFFHHCCACATD
- the LOC107466723 gene encoding protein SIEVE ELEMENT OCCLUSION B-like isoform X1, which codes for MLVNPFELGDSHIRDMAYHTHLNDNATCDTHVLYTTVSTLLYKNRLPETGSSSFQPGFHTLKLISTQMINATSGVQYVHQTTMWILEQLKNYSWDAKALLTLAAFAFEIHRIESLESPWTNEVQSRWKVPPIATNLVAWVMEALEHIWEWLKLSSIGYNTEDVPSLSDAFNEIPLLVYWILASLVASVANIIASSDYQLSDFIDRLSSIDNNLKEHLSLIKQEIDGFEDYLRRKEMFSQTKDGVSMLRNLCEPTPEFPRVQVYDGNTKTKKQGFEVFKQKHVLLYFSEFNSIDSEILFLNYIHVRLEENPKEVIKGFKKEDFKILWIPIVDNMDDSAKIKLRFETLKSYIRCYAVEHFSKLPGIRLIREKLNYTGKPIMPVLTPKGDIINEDAKDLIFQWGIEAFPFRKFDGEDLSLKWKWFWDVLKKLSLGIQLEGGKYIFIYQGKNREWNQKLAFELDKIKAHETIKRADCVIEHYQLGKNDHGAISSFWKEIEIKKETKKASKLHEVLDYKIQDKMESLLRLKNDPQGWVILSKGSNVKVLGGMKPMFETMMNFETWKDKVLQIEGFDIALKEYYDAQAEDDAAEEVKPTPPNGKMPIIREPPNGEKPQHTIFIKPPKGDKSICDRICSGIKDFFHHCCACATD
- the LOC107466723 gene encoding protein SIEVE ELEMENT OCCLUSION B-like isoform X3, encoding MIMPHAILMFFTPPFPLFYTRLPETGSSSFQPGFHTLKLISTQMINATSGVQYVHQTTMWILEQLKNYSWDAKALLTLAAFAFEIHRIESLESPWTNEVQSRWKVPPIATNLVAWVMEALEHIWEWLKLSSIGYNTEDVPSLSDAFNEIPLLVYWILASLVASVANIIASSDYQLSDFIDRLSSIDNNLKEHLSLIKQEIDGFEDYLRRKEMFSQTKDGVSMLRNLCEPTPEFPRVQVYDGNTKTKKQGFEVFKQKHVLLYFSEFNSIDSEILFLNYIHVRLEENPKEVIKGFKKEDFKILWIPIVDNMDDSAKIKLRFETLKSYIRCYAVEHFSKLPGIRLIREKLNYTGKPIMPVLTPKGDIINEDAKDLIFQWGIEAFPFRKFDGEDLSLKWKWFWDVLKKLSLGIQLEGGKYIFIYQGKNREWNQKLAFELDKIKAHETIKRADCVIEHYQLGKNDHGAISSFWKEIEIKKETKKASKLHEVLDYKIQDKMESLLRLKNDPQGWVILSKGSNVKVLGGMKPMFETMMNFETWKDKVLQIEGFDIALKEYYDAQAEDDAAEEVKPTPPNGKMPIIREPPNGEKPQHTIFIKPPKGDKSICDRICSGIKDFFHHCCACATD